In Sphingomonas panacisoli, one genomic interval encodes:
- a CDS encoding glycosyltransferase family 2 protein — MNQPVVSVVMAAYNGADLIGETLDSLWAQSFADFEVIVVDDCSTDDTLDVLRACPDPRLRIIAAKHNAGPVRSRNRAFAKARGRYVAGLDQDDICLPERFARQVAYLDAHLDIVLLGTAAAILEDGTVTSSIKSPVTTPRLVEWLLHIENPLVWSTVMVRRNAVPAGDFTRPDFLYAEDFDLYNRMARIGGIARLDDPSLLYRKHERGASKRYVDTMQASATRVLEESYAAAGAQNPYADARLIVDHLMRGTPVPDRMTLERLGELIGELQADFLASRAVDEESLAMIRWETALRWGKVVRTALKAGTIGLAAAMAVRPDHLGMGYSSVDELLTATMVGGARNAIRRNRAA; from the coding sequence ATGAACCAGCCGGTCGTCAGCGTCGTCATGGCGGCGTATAACGGTGCTGACCTGATCGGCGAGACGCTCGACAGCCTGTGGGCACAAAGCTTCGCCGATTTCGAAGTCATCGTCGTCGACGATTGTTCGACCGACGACACGCTCGACGTCTTGCGCGCCTGCCCCGATCCGCGCCTGCGCATCATCGCCGCCAAGCACAACGCCGGCCCGGTCCGCAGTCGGAACCGCGCCTTCGCCAAGGCACGCGGGCGGTACGTTGCCGGGCTCGACCAGGACGATATCTGCCTGCCGGAACGCTTTGCCCGCCAGGTCGCCTATCTCGATGCCCATCTCGACATCGTTCTGCTCGGGACCGCCGCCGCGATCCTGGAGGACGGCACGGTCACGTCGAGCATCAAATCGCCGGTCACAACACCACGGCTGGTCGAATGGCTCCTGCACATCGAAAATCCGCTGGTCTGGTCGACGGTGATGGTCCGCCGTAACGCCGTACCCGCAGGCGACTTTACGCGGCCCGATTTCCTCTATGCGGAGGATTTCGATCTCTACAATCGAATGGCGCGGATCGGCGGGATCGCACGGCTCGACGATCCGTCGCTTCTCTACCGCAAGCATGAGCGCGGCGCGTCGAAACGCTATGTCGATACGATGCAGGCCAGCGCAACGCGCGTGCTCGAGGAAAGCTATGCCGCCGCCGGTGCGCAGAACCCCTATGCCGATGCGCGGCTGATCGTCGATCATCTGATGCGCGGCACCCCCGTGCCCGATCGCATGACGCTCGAACGGCTGGGCGAACTGATCGGCGAACTGCAGGCCGACTTCCTCGCGAGCCGCGCGGTCGACGAGGAAAGCCTGGCGATGATCCGTTGGGAAACCGCGCTTCGTTGGGGCAAGGTCGTTCGCACCGCGCTCAAGGCGGGTACGATCGGCCTCGCCGCCGCGATGGCGGTACGCCCCGATCATCTCGGCATGGGCTATTCGAGCGTCGACGAACTGCTGACCGCCACCATGGTCGGCGGCGCGCGCAACGCCATCCGCCGCAACCGCGCGGCCTGA
- a CDS encoding DegT/DnrJ/EryC1/StrS family aminotransferase, translating into MAALRYPLIDPNPPRLSEHLDVLKRVEESGIYSNNGPELRAFEAEATAKLFDGQGACLGVGNATLGLMLAIRHAIGRAPGHGKLALMPVFTFAATAQAAEWCGLTPLLADIDPGDWTMCAAAEERLLQRHGDRIAAVIPYATFGTAIDLDRYAWLMRRYQVGVVIDAAASLGTIDAEGQGFGTGAPFAIVYSLHATKTFAVAEGGLIHCGDPAVIDELRRMGNFGFAGSRAATMPGLNAKMPEIVAAMARLKLAEIDRVVASRAEVETAYRDVMANVTLQQVAGERRATQFMPALLPVHVDRNRVIAALAAEGIGCGAYFSPHLGQQPWFRDHALAGPTPVADDVAARVISLPITDAMTPADARAIATQVDAIVAAQGISTRPSAIDSMLVIGGGPAGTALLTAASKQGKLADLAQAGLTIVERDDALGGGRLGRYAISSDSTAETFLSAVKDNPHPEIAALVDHPAARQVAKFAGALGVPLVDAGPLLRVTGDRLAQIVSANGGRVATGHEVIDARRQPDGGWSTRVRRLSDGAISDHRSTTIVIATGGHQPLNRLVGQHVAGVPLHQLADGKLMQSDELLALGGLDRAADVLRSKRNPKVVVIGGSTSALASVALMLRSRPGIAFGAGGITLLHRRPLRPFYHSAEAARADSFDDFTDDDICPVSGFVYRLGGFRLEARELVLRMLQVDGRAPDPRVASHLIGDNENAARRMIEDADLVIGALGYRPHALPLFDVAGQPIALAAHDGRPMVDPHCRVLDANDRPIPGVFGIGLAAGFVPWGRLGGEASFRGQANGLWLWQNDVGQMIVDQVLGEQERAVA; encoded by the coding sequence ATGGCTGCCCTGCGCTATCCGCTGATCGATCCCAACCCGCCGCGGCTGAGCGAGCATCTGGACGTGCTGAAGCGGGTCGAGGAATCGGGAATCTACTCCAACAACGGCCCGGAACTGCGCGCGTTCGAAGCGGAAGCGACGGCGAAGCTGTTCGACGGCCAGGGCGCCTGCCTTGGGGTCGGCAACGCCACGCTGGGCCTGATGCTGGCGATCCGGCACGCGATCGGCCGAGCCCCCGGGCACGGCAAGCTCGCTTTGATGCCAGTCTTCACTTTTGCGGCAACCGCGCAGGCGGCCGAATGGTGCGGACTGACGCCGCTGCTCGCCGATATCGATCCCGGCGACTGGACGATGTGCGCGGCGGCCGAAGAGCGGCTGCTGCAACGGCATGGCGATCGGATCGCCGCGGTCATCCCCTATGCGACGTTCGGCACCGCGATCGATCTCGACCGCTATGCCTGGCTGATGCGGCGCTATCAGGTGGGTGTGGTGATCGACGCCGCCGCTTCGCTGGGCACGATCGACGCCGAGGGACAAGGGTTCGGTACCGGTGCGCCGTTCGCGATCGTCTACTCGCTTCACGCCACCAAGACCTTTGCCGTGGCCGAGGGCGGGTTGATCCATTGCGGCGACCCTGCCGTGATCGACGAGCTGCGCCGGATGGGCAATTTCGGGTTCGCCGGCAGCCGAGCGGCGACGATGCCGGGGCTGAACGCCAAGATGCCGGAGATCGTCGCCGCCATGGCGCGGCTCAAGCTCGCCGAGATCGATCGGGTGGTCGCCAGTCGCGCGGAGGTCGAAACGGCCTATCGCGATGTGATGGCCAACGTGACCCTGCAGCAGGTCGCAGGCGAACGCCGTGCGACGCAATTCATGCCGGCACTGCTGCCAGTTCACGTCGATCGCAACCGCGTGATTGCCGCGCTGGCGGCCGAAGGCATCGGTTGCGGCGCGTATTTCAGCCCGCATTTGGGGCAGCAGCCTTGGTTCCGCGACCATGCGCTGGCCGGACCGACACCGGTCGCCGACGACGTCGCCGCGCGCGTCATTTCTCTGCCGATCACCGACGCGATGACCCCGGCGGATGCGCGCGCGATCGCGACACAGGTCGATGCGATCGTCGCCGCGCAAGGCATCTCGACACGCCCGAGTGCAATCGATTCCATGCTGGTGATCGGCGGCGGCCCCGCGGGCACCGCTTTGCTCACCGCAGCGTCGAAGCAGGGCAAGCTCGCGGACCTGGCGCAAGCCGGCCTGACCATCGTCGAACGCGACGACGCGCTCGGCGGCGGACGCCTTGGACGCTACGCCATTTCCTCGGACTCGACCGCAGAGACCTTCCTCAGCGCGGTCAAGGACAACCCGCATCCCGAGATCGCGGCGTTGGTCGATCATCCCGCGGCGCGCCAAGTGGCGAAGTTCGCCGGCGCGCTCGGCGTGCCGCTGGTCGATGCCGGGCCGCTGCTGCGCGTGACCGGCGATCGGCTGGCGCAGATCGTCTCGGCGAACGGTGGTCGCGTCGCAACGGGGCATGAAGTTATCGACGCGCGCCGCCAGCCCGACGGCGGCTGGTCCACGCGCGTGCGGCGACTGTCCGACGGCGCGATTAGCGACCATCGCTCGACAACCATCGTGATCGCGACAGGGGGTCACCAGCCGCTCAATCGTCTCGTCGGCCAGCACGTCGCCGGCGTGCCGCTCCATCAACTCGCCGACGGCAAGCTGATGCAGTCGGACGAATTGCTGGCGCTCGGCGGGCTCGATCGTGCTGCGGATGTGCTGCGCAGCAAACGAAATCCCAAGGTCGTGGTCATCGGCGGCTCGACCAGTGCGCTCGCCAGCGTCGCGTTGATGCTCCGCAGCCGCCCCGGCATCGCGTTCGGCGCCGGCGGGATCACCCTGCTCCATCGACGCCCGCTTCGCCCCTTCTATCACAGCGCCGAGGCCGCGCGCGCCGACAGCTTCGACGACTTCACCGACGACGACATCTGCCCGGTATCGGGCTTCGTCTACCGCCTCGGCGGCTTCCGGCTCGAAGCGCGCGAGCTCGTGCTGCGGATGCTGCAGGTCGATGGCCGCGCGCCCGATCCGCGTGTCGCGTCGCACCTGATTGGCGACAACGAGAACGCCGCGCGGCGGATGATCGAAGATGCCGATCTCGTCATCGGGGCGCTCGGCTATCGCCCGCACGCGCTGCCGCTGTTCGACGTCGCCGGCCAACCGATCGCACTCGCCGCGCATGACGGCCGGCCGATGGTCGATCCGCATTGCCGCGTGCTCGATGCGAACGACCGACCGATCCCGGGCGTATTCGGCATCGGCCTTGCCGCCGGCTTCGTCCCGTGGGGCCGCCTCGGCGGCGAGGCAAGCTTCAGGGGCCAGGCCAACGGCTTGTGGTTGTGGCAGAACGACGTTGGGCAAATGATCGTCGATCAAGTGCTCGGCGAACAGGAGCGCGCGGTCGCATGA